The genomic region GGCGTACGAGATCGGCGGGGACCTCCAGGAGGGACCCGGCCACGGACGCGTGTGTCATGCGCCCCGGGTGCTCGATCAGGGACTCGACACCGCCCAGGGACTCGCCCAGCGTGAACACCTTGGCGCGGTTGCAGACCTCGACGGCCGCCTCCTCGCCGCCCTCGACCTGGAAGGAGACCATGCCGCCGAACGCCTTCATCTGCTTGGCGGCGATCTCGTGACCGGGGTGCTCCGCAAGGCCCGGGTACAGAACGCGCGTCACGCGCGCGTGCCGGGTCAGCATCTCCGCGACCTGGGTGGCGTTCTCGCTGTGCCGGTCCATGCGGACGGCGAGCGTCTTGATGCCGCGCAGCACCAGCCAGGCGTCCATGGGCCCGGCGACCGCGCCCATCGCGTTCTGGTGGTAGGCGAGCTCCTCGCCGAGCTCCTGATCGGCGACCACGAGGGCGCCGCCGACGACGTCCGAGTGGCCGCCCATGTACTTGGTCAGCGAGTGCACGACGATGTCCGCGCCGAGCGCGAGCGGCTGCTGGAGGTAGGGGCTGGCGAAGGTGTTGTCGACGACCAGCTTCGCGCCGGCCTCGCGCGCGATCTGCGAGAGCGCGGCGATGTCGGTGATCCCGAGGAGGGGGTTGGAGGGGGTCTCCACCCAGACGGCCTTCGTCTTCGGGGTGATGGCGGCCCGTACGGCCGCGGGGTCGCTGGTGTCGGCGACCGACCACTCCACGCCCCACCGGGAGACGACCTTCGCGAAGAGGCGGAACGTACCGCCGTACGCGTCATTGGGGATGACCACGTGGTCGCCCGGGCTGAGCAGCGTACGCAACAGGCAGTCCTCGGCCGCCAGTCCGGACGCGAACGCGAGCCCGCGGCGGCCGCCCTCCAGGGCGGCGAGGTTCTCCTCCAGGGCGGTCCTGGTGGGGTTGGCGCTGCGGCTGTACTCGTAGCCGCCGCGCAGACCGCCGACGCCGTCCTGCTTGTAGGTCGAAACCTGGTAGATCGGCGGGACGACCGCGCCGGTTAGGGGATCGGCGGTGTTGCCCGCGTGGATCGCCACGGTTTCGAAGTGCTGACTGATGTGCCTGTCGCTCATGGGCACCGAGGGTAGTGCGCTCGCGGAGAAAGTGACGGCGGGCGCGGTGCGGGAGCCTGTGCCGCGGGAGTCGCCGGTGGTTTTCCACAGGACCGGCCGACCAGTTTCCACAGGAGCGCCGACCGGGTTCGCCAATTGTCGGACGAGTCTGGTTCGCTTGAGGCATGGAGATTCTCTGGGTCCTGATGGCGATGCTCATGGTGAGCCTCATCCTCTGGCCGTTCCTTCTGCGCAGGCGTGCCGGTGGTATCCAACAGGTCGCTCCGGGCGACCCGGACGCGGCCGACCCTGCGAACTACGGCTTCCTTCGCCAGGAGGAGCTGGACATCCGCATGCCCGGCCCCGACCAGGACCTGGTGGAGGTCCTGGACCTGGTGCAGCGCACCCAGGACTACCGGGCGGCGTCACAGCTTTTGGCCGGCACCGAGATCGAGGGCGAGCGGCGCTGGCAGCGCGTGCAGGCCTTCGCGGGCGCCGCGTCGCTGGAGCTGCAGCAGCGCCCCGGCGGGGTGAGCGACTCCCCCGGCGGGCAGTGGCTGCGGGTGTGGCGGGCCGAGCAGCCCAAGGACGCGGGCGGCGCCGCCGTGCACGCGGAGTTCCTGGTTCAGCAGGCGTGGCGTACGTCGACGCCGGGGACGGACGAGTTCCGGATCATCATGGAGGAGGCGAGGGCGGCCTGCGGCGAGGCCGCGCTGCTGTCTCCGGGCGACCCGATCCCGTACATCATCGAGCTGTCCGTGGGCCGCGGGCTCGCCTACTCCCAGGCGGAGTTCGAGAAGCTCTGGCTGAAGATCCTGGACCGCGCACCCGCGCACATGGGGGCCCATCTGGCGGCGCTGCACTACTGGTGCGAGAAGTGGCACGGCTCGCGCGAGACGGCGTACTCCTTCGCGGAGGCGGCGGCGGCCCGGGCTCCCCGGGGCTCCCTCCTGGCCGCGATGCCGCTGTTCGCGGTCTTCGAGCACCTCCCCGAGGTCAACCTGGTCAGCGGCTTCTACCAGAGCGAGGTCGTGACCAAGGCGGTCCACGGCGCCCTCTTCGCAGTGCACTCGGCCCGCGCCGACGACCCGATGCTCGCCCACGTCCGCCACCTGCTGGTCTTCTTCCTGGTCCGCGGCGAACGCTGGTCGGAGGCGATGAACCAGCTGGTGCACATAGACGGCCACGTGGGCGCCCTGCCCTGGACACTGACGGCCGACCCGGCCGCGGACTACGCGGTGTACCGGGCCCTGGCGGTGGCTGGCTACGAGGCGAACGGGGGGAGCCCGGCGACGCTGCCGCACTGAGCGACGGCTGCGGGTCGGGAAGGGCCACTGGCCGGCTGGAGGCCGCCCGCAGCGCTGAAGCGGTGCGCGTCAGGCGTCAGTCCGCGTGAGGCGTCGGTCGTGGCCACGCCTGTCCAGCCGGTGGCCGGTGGCCTGTGGCCGGTGGCCGGTGGCCGGTGGGACAAGAGGCGCCCGAGTCGGTCCGGAAGGGGTTACTCGGTTTGCCCCGGTCCCGCCAAGCCGTCGGCACCCCGCATCCGCAGCGGGACACCGCCTGCCCCGCAGGGGTGAGCGCAGGCACGGCCCGGCTGCGGAGCCTCGGCCGGTCAGCCTCCGCCTTGCCTTTCGCCGGGCCGCCTCGCGGTCAGCCCTCCGCGCGGGCGGGCAGCCGCCATCCCGGGCGCGGGAAGTGGCAGGTGTAGCCGTCCGGGTAACGCTGCAGGTAGTCCTGGTGCTCGGGCTCGGCCTCCCAGAAGGGGCCGACCGGCTCCACCTCGGTGACGACCTTGCCCGGCCAGAGTCCGGAAGCGTCCACGTCCGCGATCGTGTCCTCGGCGATTCGCTTCTGCTCGTCGTCCACGTAGTAGATCGCCGAGCGGTAGCTGAGGCCGATGTCGTTGCCCTGGCGGTTCTTGGTGCTCGGGTCGTGGATCTGGAAGAAGAACTCCAGGATCGCGCGGAAATCCGTCCTCGCGGGGTCGAAAAGGATCTCAATGGCCTCCGCGTGCGTGCCATGGTTCCGGTACGTCGCGTTCGGCACGTCACCCCCGGTGTATCCGACCCGGGTCGCCGTCACGCCCGGGAGTCGGCGGATCAGGTCCTCCATGCCCCAGAAGCATCCCCCCGCCAGCACGGCCCTCTGCGTCTGCACAGCCATTGCGGCCCCTCCAATATCTGTATCTGTCAGCTCGGTCACTCGGGGTCATCGGCTCGCACACCACCGGCATGCCACGCCCACTCCGCTCAACGCGCGAGGGTGCCTCGCGATTCCGTGACCGCCCAACGGACATCGCGGTCACCGGCCACCGCGAGGAGCGCAGCGACCTGTTGCCGAAGCAGACACCGGAGTTGCTGGGCCACCGACGCGGCCGCTCTCCGCCCCAGTGAACGGCAGTCGAAAGTCGGTGGCCGCCTGAACCTGCCGACCCCACGCTGTACGCCATGCAAGAACCACACCGACATGGGCCATCAAGCCGCGTTCACAGCCCGAATCCGCCGGCGGAGGCCGGACAGCAGGCCAGGCGTCGCGGAGTTCGGCACCGGCCTGGAGGACTTCGAAAGGGACCTGTGGGCGGTCTTGCGGGAAGCATCACCAGACAACCGGTTCGCGGAGCGTCTTACCGCAACCGAAATCAAGACCCGGCGCAAGCCACATCGTGAGCGGTGACCACGACTTTGCGATGCCGTAGCCCGTCCAGCTCCGCTTCATGCTGCAGACGCAGGGGCGTCAGAGCGGCGCGCCCAGGCCGTTGCGGGCCACCGAGACGATGACTTCCCGCATCTGCTCGACGTACAGTCGCATGTTCTTGCGTGCGATGTCGGTGTCGGGGTAGCGGCAGGCAAAGTACACGCCCTCATGCAGCCTGTTGAACCATGCGCACACCTTGTCGCCGTAGGACACCCTGACCAGGCCGTACGCCTTCAACTCGGCCCACCGCTCGGATCCGGGGATGCCCCGGGCGTCGACGAACGAGACGAACGAGTACATGTCCGGCGAGGTCTTGTGGAAGTCCGAGCCGAGCAGACGCAGTACCCGGGCGTTGGGTATACGGGCCAGCGGTCTGTTGGCGCGTAGTTCGGTGCGCACGATCTCCAGGACGCTCTGGAAGTCGGGTGCCTGCGCAGTGGGAATCTCGATCGGCACGCCGCCGACGTACCAGCCCACGGAGCCCCGCCATTCGGGCTTCGCCCTCGTATGGAACGGCACAACCGTCCGGTAGACGGGCTCCCCGCCGATCTTGTGGACAACGAGGCTCGTGGCGGCCAGGACGCCGACCATACTCCCGCCGAAGGGCCGGCAGGACATCTCGAACGCGGCGGCGTCGTCGGCACCCACGATCATTTCGTGCAGGAGCTTCTGTGTGGGCAGTTCGCCGCTGGGACCCAGGCCGAGATCGACAGGAAAGTTCGGCAGCTTCCCGTCGCACCGCCCTATGAACCCCCGCCAGCGTGCGACGACCTCGTGTGTGACGTCGATCTGGTCCGCGTCCGTGCGTTCGATCTCGCAGAAGTCGACGTAGCTGCCGATTGGCGTCTCCTCCACGGCGCGGCCCTCGGCGCCCACCATGCACAGCTCGTGGATCTCGGCGGGGATGCGCTGAATGGAGTACGAGTCGACGTTGCCGTGGTCGAAGGCCATGTACACGGTTGTGCAGTCGTCCCGGACGACCGCCGCGTAGATGAAGTTCGGCCAGCTGAGTGCGTGGGCCGCTACGTCGAATCGGTGCTGGAGATGCTCGGCTAGTCCCTCCGCGTCGGGGAAGTCGCCGACCACCTCGCGGCGCAGTGACACTGCCTCGGCGTCGAACGTGAACCGGCGCAGTTCGTCGCCGACCCAGCCGAAACCGCTGCGCAAGGTCTCGTGCCGGAGAGTCCAGCTCCGCAGTGCGTCCTGCAGCACGAGGAGATCGACCCCGCCCGGCATGTCGAATGCCGTACCGAGCCAGGTCGGCATGAACAGACCGTCTTCGCGCACCGATCGAACCGTTCGGATGTGCGTCTCCTGGGCATACGACGGCGGCCGGGAGTCCTCGGGCAGGCCCGTCGCCGTCTCGACGGCCGCCGCCGGATCGAGCGTCCACTCGACCAGGAGCCCGGGGCGGACCTCGGAGCGCTGAATGTCGGTCATTCGCACGGTAAGCCTCTCCGTTGGTGGGCACGGTTGGTCCAGGACCGCCCGACGGGCCCGCCCGGGAGCCAGTCGGCCTCATGCCTGGTCGCCCCTGCCGCAGTGCGTGCCGTACAGGCCGACGGCCCTTCGGACCACGGTTGGAGGCGGTGCCGTTCGCCGTATCTCGCCGCTCGGTGGCCGAGGGCCCGACCAGCCGGCGTCGCGGAGCCGTGCCGGACGCCGACATAGCGCCGTCACTGCCACGAGCTGCTCCCTGAGTGATGAGTCGGCGAGCACCGCCGGGCACGGGAACGGCTGCCCGCGGGCGGTCACGGAGCCGGGCAACCGGCACCATCCTGCGAGAACCGGCCCAAGATCGCTCGGCGAGCCGACCGGACGGACCAGAGCTTCACCCCTGGCCGAGGCCGCGATCAGGCGGGCGGAACCCCCGTACGCGCAACCCTCAGGGACCGGGGATGGACCTGGTCCTGGACACCGCCGGTCATCAGGCGTACTGCCCAGCCTCCTGCGGATCGCGAAGGGCCACCCTCTCCGTGTGTCCACAGTCAGCGACTTCGCCGGCGCCGCTGAACTCGGAGTGCGCCACTGCTTCGATGACGGCCCGACCCTGCGTTACGACGTGCTCGCACAGCAGGAAAAGGGTCGTGAACGCGGCTTGACATGGGTCACCAAGCCGCGTTCACAGACCACATGCATGCTGTTGGTGGCGCGGCAGGGAGGGCTCGCCGGGTTACGGGTTGACCGCTGAGCGGACCAGTTGGACGCTTGGAGGACAGCGGGTGGCTCGCGA from Streptomyces sp. NBC_00878 harbors:
- the msrA gene encoding peptide-methionine (S)-S-oxide reductase MsrA — translated: MAVQTQRAVLAGGCFWGMEDLIRRLPGVTATRVGYTGGDVPNATYRNHGTHAEAIEILFDPARTDFRAILEFFFQIHDPSTKNRQGNDIGLSYRSAIYYVDDEQKRIAEDTIADVDASGLWPGKVVTEVEPVGPFWEAEPEHQDYLQRYPDGYTCHFPRPGWRLPARAEG
- a CDS encoding condensation domain-containing protein, encoding MTDIQRSEVRPGLLVEWTLDPAAAVETATGLPEDSRPPSYAQETHIRTVRSVREDGLFMPTWLGTAFDMPGGVDLLVLQDALRSWTLRHETLRSGFGWVGDELRRFTFDAEAVSLRREVVGDFPDAEGLAEHLQHRFDVAAHALSWPNFIYAAVVRDDCTTVYMAFDHGNVDSYSIQRIPAEIHELCMVGAEGRAVEETPIGSYVDFCEIERTDADQIDVTHEVVARWRGFIGRCDGKLPNFPVDLGLGPSGELPTQKLLHEMIVGADDAAAFEMSCRPFGGSMVGVLAATSLVVHKIGGEPVYRTVVPFHTRAKPEWRGSVGWYVGGVPIEIPTAQAPDFQSVLEIVRTELRANRPLARIPNARVLRLLGSDFHKTSPDMYSFVSFVDARGIPGSERWAELKAYGLVRVSYGDKVCAWFNRLHEGVYFACRYPDTDIARKNMRLYVEQMREVIVSVARNGLGAPL
- a CDS encoding cystathionine gamma-synthase, producing the protein MSDRHISQHFETVAIHAGNTADPLTGAVVPPIYQVSTYKQDGVGGLRGGYEYSRSANPTRTALEENLAALEGGRRGLAFASGLAAEDCLLRTLLSPGDHVVIPNDAYGGTFRLFAKVVSRWGVEWSVADTSDPAAVRAAITPKTKAVWVETPSNPLLGITDIAALSQIAREAGAKLVVDNTFASPYLQQPLALGADIVVHSLTKYMGGHSDVVGGALVVADQELGEELAYHQNAMGAVAGPMDAWLVLRGIKTLAVRMDRHSENATQVAEMLTRHARVTRVLYPGLAEHPGHEIAAKQMKAFGGMVSFQVEGGEEAAVEVCNRAKVFTLGESLGGVESLIEHPGRMTHASVAGSLLEVPADLVRLSVGIENIDDLLQDLKQALG